GTGAATGGGCCAGTTGCACGCCAAACGGCTACCAGGCGCCCCTGATCGGTCGTGCCTTCGCCCACGGTGTGCACGACTGCCTGAGCATCATCCTCGACTACTACCGCCGCGAGCTGGACATCGAGCTTGGCGATTATCAGCGTGAAGACGGTTGGTGGGAAACGGGCGGCAATCTCTACCTGGACAACCTCCCGGCCGCCGGCTTCGTGCAGGTCAGCCAACTGCAGCAGGGCGATATCGTGCTGATGCAGATCCGCTCGCCAGTGCCCAACCATGCCGCGATCTACCTGGCCGACGGGGTGCTGCAAAGCGAACCCGAACATTACCCGGCCCCAGGTTCCATCCTGCACCACCTGTATGGCCGCGACAGCAAGCGCGATACCTACGGTGGCTATTGGGGCGAGGTGACGGTGAGCTATTGGCGACACGGCTTGCGGGCCAAACACTAACCACATCGGCGGATCATTCGCCTGGAGGATGCCATGCATCATGAAAAAGTCAGGACGGTGCGCCTCTACGGCAGCCTGGGCGCCAGCTTCGGGCGCGTGCATCGGTTGGCGGTGAGCAATGCTTCGGAAGCGATCCATGCGCTGTGCATTCTGGTGCCGGGGTTTGAGCGTTTCCTGATGGAGTCCAAGGACCGGGGCGTGACGTATTCGATTTTCCTGGGCCGAGACA
This genomic stretch from Pseudomonas orientalis harbors:
- a CDS encoding C40 family peptidase codes for the protein MNKTNLAAIARHAVAAYPHECCGLLIREGRKRVYVPCRNTASTPSEHFRLAPEDYAGAEERGEILAVVHSHPDCPATPSEADRVACEASGLPWHIVAVRTGDGGQVCTGEWASCTPNGYQAPLIGRAFAHGVHDCLSIILDYYRRELDIELGDYQREDGWWETGGNLYLDNLPAAGFVQVSQLQQGDIVLMQIRSPVPNHAAIYLADGVLQSEPEHYPAPGSILHHLYGRDSKRDTYGGYWGEVTVSYWRHGLRAKH